Proteins co-encoded in one Coleofasciculus chthonoplastes PCC 7420 genomic window:
- a CDS encoding PEP-CTERM sorting domain-containing protein — MYQKMKLAIAGVGTLLGLATLHANPAQAAVVNFSGFSEGAVVTGATTAQGVTLNVSGQGNTGGQPRELMIFDSTCGGGIDDSNCTGNDDDLFFGNQFGNVLIISQNNNSASPNDSRRGGLITFTFPEPIFLKSFVYLDGDERRPAIFETFNGSTLVDSLSSVGAGDNEFITVDGFSNTKVTRLEVDLPGSGAIDDVTYAVPEPLTILGSSMALGFGALFKKQQSKKQKKN, encoded by the coding sequence ATGTACCAAAAAATGAAGCTTGCGATCGCTGGTGTTGGTACCTTGTTGGGTCTAGCGACACTCCACGCTAACCCCGCCCAGGCTGCTGTTGTTAACTTTTCCGGATTTAGTGAAGGTGCTGTAGTGACTGGAGCAACGACAGCTCAAGGCGTCACCCTCAACGTATCTGGTCAGGGAAATACAGGTGGGCAACCTCGTGAGCTGATGATCTTTGACAGCACATGCGGTGGTGGTATTGACGACAGTAACTGCACAGGTAATGACGATGACTTGTTCTTTGGAAACCAATTCGGCAACGTTCTAATTATCAGTCAAAATAACAATTCTGCTAGCCCAAACGACAGCCGGCGTGGTGGTTTAATAACATTTACCTTTCCTGAGCCTATCTTTCTTAAGAGTTTTGTCTATCTGGATGGTGATGAAAGAAGACCAGCGATATTTGAAACATTTAACGGCAGTACTCTAGTAGACTCGTTGAGTAGTGTGGGCGCTGGAGATAACGAGTTTATTACAGTGGACGGTTTTAGTAATACCAAAGTAACCCGTCTTGAAGTTGATCTCCCTGGTAGTGGTGCCATCGATGATGTTACCTACGCTGTTCCTGAACCCCTCACCATCCTGGGTTCCAGTATGGCGCTAGGATTTGGGGCTTTGTTTAAGAAACAGCAATCGAAAAAGCAAAAGAAAAATTAG
- a CDS encoding PstS family phosphate ABC transporter substrate-binding protein gives MSQKNETTVLVLALLITLGLVGGGVWWFSRESDLINTNRQVKVNRQSPEQSQQVKTFAQVEGVPEGLFSYGGSTTWAPIREVVDPAIQTVWPQFRLRYTDPTTGAPGSGTGIKMLLNNQLAFSQSSRPLKQEEYEQAQQRGFTLKEIPIAIDGIAVAVNPDLQIPGLTITQLKDIYTGKITNWNQVGGTDLPIIPYSRRPEEGGTIEFFMDNILEGEEFGATVEFIRTTTQALRVLADNPGGIYYASAPEVVPQCTIKSLPIGRKPDELVPPYQEPFVPLSQCPGQRNQLNKQAFQSGSYPITRRLFVIVKQNGQLDEQAGEAYARLLLANQGQDLISQAGFVRLR, from the coding sequence ATGTCTCAGAAAAACGAAACGACTGTATTAGTTTTAGCCTTGCTGATTACCCTTGGTTTAGTTGGGGGCGGGGTTTGGTGGTTTAGCCGTGAGTCTGACTTAATCAACACAAACCGCCAGGTTAAGGTTAATCGTCAATCTCCTGAACAATCCCAACAGGTTAAAACCTTTGCCCAAGTGGAAGGTGTACCCGAAGGACTCTTCAGCTATGGAGGTAGCACGACTTGGGCACCCATCCGTGAAGTCGTAGACCCCGCCATTCAAACCGTGTGGCCCCAATTCCGATTGCGTTACACTGATCCGACAACAGGCGCACCCGGTTCGGGTACAGGGATTAAAATGCTGTTAAATAACCAATTGGCATTTTCCCAATCCTCGCGCCCCCTGAAACAAGAGGAATATGAACAAGCCCAGCAACGCGGCTTTACTCTCAAAGAAATTCCTATCGCTATTGATGGTATCGCTGTTGCGGTTAATCCTGACCTGCAAATTCCGGGTTTGACGATTACTCAGCTAAAAGATATTTATACGGGTAAGATTACCAACTGGAATCAAGTCGGGGGTACTGACTTACCGATCATCCCTTATTCCAGACGCCCAGAAGAAGGCGGTACAATTGAGTTTTTTATGGACAATATTTTAGAGGGAGAAGAGTTTGGGGCGACGGTTGAGTTTATCCGCACCACAACTCAAGCCCTGAGAGTGTTAGCGGATAATCCTGGCGGCATTTATTACGCCTCTGCACCTGAAGTTGTGCCTCAATGTACAATAAAATCTTTACCGATTGGACGCAAACCCGATGAACTGGTTCCTCCTTACCAGGAACCTTTTGTGCCGCTTTCCCAATGTCCCGGACAGCGCAATCAGCTTAATAAGCAGGCGTTTCAATCGGGAAGTTATCCAATTACTCGTCGATTATTTGTCATTGTTAAACAAAATGGTCAACTTGATGAACAAGCTGGGGAAGCGTATGCGCGATTGTTACTTGCGAATCAGGGTCAGGACTTAATTAGCCAAGCCGGATTTGTCAGGTTGCGCTGA
- a CDS encoding phosphate ABC transporter substrate-binding protein, whose protein sequence is MSQKNETGTLIAALIITLVILAGGFWWFTRQSGMNLGTLTGGENNSTQNPSPPTQPANPGTPSANPNSVFPPPQTVPSGTIVRIAGSTTMVQINQALKQSFEQQFPGTTVETQAEGSDKGILALLTGSVDIAAISRPLTSQEQSQGLVAVPVTKDAIAIVVGEENPFQRGLTQAQVQQIFQGQITNWSQVGDASKQIRVINRPPVSGTHQAFQELVLNGGQFGTTPNIVTMPQDATTPILRELGNNGISYATYAQVADQQTVRIVPVDGLTPEAANYPYQRELYYVYKQPATPQVQAFLGYVGSPQGQGAIAATNQ, encoded by the coding sequence ATGTCACAGAAAAACGAAACTGGAACCCTTATTGCTGCGTTGATAATTACACTTGTTATATTAGCGGGTGGTTTTTGGTGGTTTACTCGTCAATCGGGTATGAATTTGGGAACATTGACAGGAGGCGAGAATAACTCGACTCAAAATCCATCCCCACCCACTCAACCTGCCAATCCGGGAACGCCATCCGCGAATCCCAATAGTGTTTTTCCGCCGCCTCAAACTGTCCCCAGTGGCACAATTGTTCGGATAGCAGGTTCGACGACTATGGTGCAAATTAATCAAGCCTTGAAACAAAGTTTTGAACAGCAGTTTCCTGGTACAACTGTGGAAACCCAAGCTGAAGGTTCAGATAAGGGGATTCTAGCGCTGTTAACCGGAAGTGTCGATATTGCGGCGATTTCTCGTCCTCTGACCTCCCAAGAACAGTCCCAAGGCTTAGTGGCTGTACCTGTAACCAAAGATGCGATCGCGATCGTGGTGGGTGAGGAAAATCCTTTTCAGCGAGGCTTAACTCAGGCGCAAGTTCAGCAAATTTTTCAAGGACAGATTACCAATTGGTCACAAGTCGGTGATGCTTCAAAACAGATTCGGGTGATTAATCGCCCTCCGGTTAGCGGAACTCATCAAGCGTTTCAAGAACTGGTACTTAATGGTGGGCAATTTGGTACAACACCTAATATTGTCACAATGCCGCAAGATGCAACCACTCCCATTTTGCGAGAATTGGGCAACAATGGAATTAGTTATGCCACCTACGCCCAGGTTGCGGATCAACAAACGGTGCGAATTGTACCTGTCGATGGGTTAACCCCAGAAGCGGCAAATTATCCCTATCAACGAGAACTTTACTACGTCTACAAACAGCCTGCAACGCCGCAGGTGCAAGCCTTTCTGGGTTATGTTGGTTCACCCCAAGGACAAGGTGCGATCGCGGCGACTAACCAGTAA
- a CDS encoding AAA family ATPase, whose amino-acid sequence MKISKIIIKGFQQFNNFQLDLVNPKTGKPPDKICFIGTNGTGKTTLLEKVINSFKFHGYENQPNKLENQPFFAVKFSASSGDFFACHPPDSGSGWFDTPIVYYNADVEQTDEWHRFVTDPTQKTVPPNFCIQHYISSPPIPSFTSKRDLIIHVPADRSLLLQQGDLPVTTLNEALTLFQNFPVYHFISMETAGEFWKLLIYLVKKRESDYLDHLKKPENKKKTIEDVEAEFNQNHPEILQEIGNLWNRILDKPGLKFDIEEAGIPVQLNENLQAYVKVKSTSQALPYNSLSSGIRSYIFKLGHIKTLYFQRQIERGFLLVDEPENSLYPDLLYDLIEQYLSIIQNTQFFVATHNPIIAAQFEPYERIHLDFDEQGFVTATSGVTPIGDDPNDLLIKDFHVRSIYGKQGLQKWERFLELQRLINSTSDINRKQELIAEYLEIGNAYNFAPSK is encoded by the coding sequence ATGAAAATAAGTAAAATAATTATCAAGGGCTTTCAACAGTTCAATAATTTCCAGTTGGATTTGGTAAACCCCAAGACAGGTAAACCACCAGATAAAATATGCTTTATTGGCACGAATGGAACGGGAAAAACAACGCTATTGGAAAAAGTAATTAACTCATTTAAGTTTCATGGTTATGAAAATCAGCCAAATAAACTGGAAAACCAGCCATTCTTCGCTGTAAAATTTTCTGCCTCGTCTGGAGATTTTTTTGCTTGCCATCCTCCCGATAGCGGTTCTGGTTGGTTTGATACTCCAATAGTCTACTATAATGCTGATGTCGAACAGACTGACGAATGGCATCGGTTTGTCACTGATCCAACCCAAAAAACCGTACCACCTAACTTCTGCATACAACACTACATTTCCAGCCCGCCCATTCCCTCGTTTACCAGCAAGAGAGATTTAATTATTCATGTACCAGCCGATCGGTCATTGCTTTTACAGCAAGGAGATTTACCTGTAACAACACTTAACGAAGCTTTAACGCTATTCCAAAATTTTCCAGTTTATCACTTTATATCTATGGAAACTGCCGGAGAGTTTTGGAAACTATTAATTTATCTGGTCAAAAAACGGGAGAGTGATTACCTAGATCACTTAAAGAAACCTGAAAATAAAAAGAAAACGATTGAAGATGTTGAGGCAGAATTTAACCAAAATCATCCAGAAATTCTCCAAGAAATTGGAAACTTATGGAATCGAATACTAGACAAGCCAGGACTAAAATTCGATATTGAAGAAGCAGGAATTCCTGTACAACTCAACGAAAATCTTCAGGCGTATGTGAAAGTTAAGAGTACAAGTCAAGCCTTACCGTACAACAGCCTCAGTAGTGGGATTCGTAGCTATATATTCAAGTTAGGGCATATTAAAACATTGTACTTCCAACGTCAGATAGAGCGAGGTTTTCTATTGGTTGATGAACCTGAAAATAGTTTATATCCGGATCTGCTTTATGACCTAATTGAGCAATATCTCTCAATTATCCAAAACACACAGTTCTTTGTCGCTACCCATAATCCAATTATCGCCGCTCAGTTTGAACCTTATGAGCGAATCCACCTGGATTTTGATGAGCAAGGGTTTGTCACGGCGACATCGGGCGTTACTCCGATTGGAGATGACCCCAATGATTTGTTAATTAAAGATTTTCATGTACGCAGCATCTACGGAAAACAAGGACTACAAAAATGGGAACGATTTCTGGAACTACAGCGATTAATTAACTCAACTAGCGACATAAATCGCAAACAGGAATTGATTGCTGAATATCTAGAAATCGGAAACGCCTATAACTTTGCTCCATCCAAATGA
- a CDS encoding Uma2 family endonuclease, which translates to MVIAANLTDNFSLDDFMANPPDHTEWVDGQLIETTGMTIKHSRIQSRLDRYWGNYISESGQGGEPFVELPCRTLRQGRRPNVSYLTSQLLDQYGDVAVLPQSPPLIAEIASPTDTAEELFAKATEYLESGCQEVWLVFPETRWILVITQNQTLAFRSGDVVSTQVVLTGFSIAVDELLA; encoded by the coding sequence ATGGTTATAGCAGCAAATTTAACTGATAATTTTTCTCTAGATGACTTTATGGCTAATCCTCCCGATCATACAGAGTGGGTGGATGGACAATTGATTGAGACAACGGGAATGACGATAAAACATAGTCGAATTCAATCGAGATTAGATCGTTACTGGGGAAATTACATCAGCGAGTCGGGACAAGGCGGTGAACCTTTCGTCGAACTTCCTTGTCGCACATTGCGCCAGGGGCGTCGTCCAAATGTATCTTATTTGACATCCCAGTTGCTCGATCAGTATGGTGATGTGGCTGTATTACCCCAAAGCCCCCCTCTGATTGCCGAAATTGCCTCACCCACAGATACAGCCGAGGAATTATTTGCCAAGGCGACGGAGTATTTAGAGTCAGGTTGTCAAGAAGTTTGGTTAGTGTTTCCTGAGACTCGTTGGATTTTGGTGATCACTCAGAATCAGACATTAGCATTTCGTTCCGGTGATGTGGTGAGTACGCAGGTTGTTCTAACCGGGTTTAGCATAGCCGTCGATGAGTTGTTAGCCTAA
- a CDS encoding Crp/Fnr family transcriptional regulator → MNFQPSTSDPSRPFLTWQRILDWAQEHYRDRTFNKDERIPTRSGLLYLVQRGTVRLMGTTQLSSHDSTDGSLPPILEEAFLGFVSAGQPFEIVVQSPFTLSAYSHIDQTSVLWMYWHELDNWPHFRREVFNAFHYQHQRKLLWLSTLGQRKTIDRLFGLLTLIIEEFGEPTPDGYCLPFPLTHGQIGSAIGATRVTVTRLMGKLRKKGLISTYGDNLICLPMQSVDFNNDSSKSS, encoded by the coding sequence ATGAATTTCCAACCCTCAACCTCAGACCCATCCCGACCATTCTTAACCTGGCAACGGATTCTGGATTGGGCGCAGGAACACTACCGCGATCGAACGTTTAACAAAGATGAGCGAATTCCCACTCGTTCAGGGTTGCTGTATCTCGTGCAGCGAGGCACAGTACGCCTAATGGGTACCACTCAACTGAGCTCCCATGACTCAACAGACGGATCATTACCCCCAATTCTAGAAGAAGCCTTTTTAGGATTTGTCAGTGCAGGTCAGCCGTTTGAAATTGTCGTTCAATCGCCCTTTACTCTGTCCGCCTACTCCCATATTGACCAAACCTCAGTTCTCTGGATGTATTGGCATGAGCTAGACAATTGGCCCCACTTCCGGCGTGAGGTTTTTAATGCGTTCCACTATCAACATCAGCGTAAACTCCTATGGTTAAGCACATTAGGACAACGCAAAACTATTGATCGCCTTTTCGGATTACTTACTCTAATCATTGAAGAATTTGGCGAACCGACACCCGATGGCTACTGTTTGCCATTTCCTTTAACTCACGGGCAAATTGGTAGTGCGATTGGTGCAACTCGTGTCACCGTGACTCGCTTAATGGGAAAATTACGCAAAAAGGGATTGATTAGCACCTACGGGGATAATTTAATTTGCTTACCCATGCAATCTGTTGATTTTAATAACGATAGTTCAAAATCAAGCTAA
- a CDS encoding DALR anticodon-binding domain-containing protein: MSIKSQFQRQLWQAIDRINTLPIAAQLTPNTVPLHRTSISNYVCYRSAIALKLSSAWQQTPLDIAHQLTEALLTLSQESADTIGINFTVEVLPPGWILFRLGDRALATYLQECFKIPYFPSVSPNDLNDKFHPKGGRGNREKSQHNQPDSDQLFPIQYVHARCCSLLRLADEQGLIEITDTGGGEDGGDGGDGEDGGAGEAGEAGEAGGAGEAGEAGEAGEAEGDKEELFSVTTHPSPITIIYPNPIPWLQDAGDSNRESVRLRTNHPAEWDLIVQLFDLLDVISTSDCQRWVKQGLAVSEAYEQFYKSCRIWGEVKIHDLPLARARLGLIGVTQVVLRSLLEKLGVSAPRAL; this comes from the coding sequence GTGAGTATCAAATCTCAGTTTCAACGACAGCTTTGGCAGGCAATTGATAGAATCAATACCTTACCCATAGCGGCTCAGTTGACACCGAATACTGTACCTTTACACCGTACCTCTATTTCTAATTATGTATGCTATCGGTCAGCGATCGCACTTAAGTTATCTTCGGCTTGGCAACAGACTCCCTTAGACATCGCTCATCAGCTTACCGAAGCTTTGCTAACGCTTTCTCAAGAGTCTGCTGATACGATTGGTATCAATTTTACCGTTGAAGTATTGCCTCCGGGCTGGATTCTTTTCCGACTTGGCGATCGCGCTTTGGCTACTTACTTACAAGAGTGCTTTAAAATACCCTATTTTCCATCAGTGTCCCCAAATGACTTAAACGATAAATTTCACCCAAAAGGAGGAAGAGGGAACCGAGAAAAATCTCAACACAATCAGCCGGATTCTGATCAGCTTTTTCCCATTCAATATGTTCATGCTCGTTGCTGTTCGCTTTTACGCCTAGCTGACGAACAGGGATTGATTGAGATCACCGATACAGGAGGGGGGGAAGATGGGGGAGATGGGGGAGATGGGGAAGATGGGGGAGCTGGGGAAGCTGGGGAAGCTGGGGAAGCTGGGGGAGCTGGGGAAGCTGGGGAAGCTGGGGAAGCTGGGGAAGCTGAGGGAGACAAGGAGGAATTGTTTTCAGTCACCACTCACCCATCCCCAATTACGATCATTTACCCAAATCCAATTCCTTGGCTCCAGGATGCAGGAGACTCCAATAGGGAGTCGGTAAGGCTACGTACAAACCATCCTGCTGAATGGGATTTGATTGTCCAGCTTTTTGATCTGTTAGACGTGATCAGTACTTCCGATTGTCAGCGTTGGGTTAAACAAGGATTGGCTGTCAGTGAGGCTTATGAGCAATTTTACAAATCCTGCCGAATTTGGGGAGAGGTGAAGATTCATGATTTGCCCTTGGCGCGGGCGAGATTGGGGTTAATCGGGGTTACACAGGTGGTGTTGCGATCGCTCCTGGAAAAATTGGGTGTATCTGCTCCTAGAGCGTTGTAG
- a CDS encoding Cof-type HAD-IIB family hydrolase gives MSQSLEPQERDSLDIQLLVLDIDGTIAGETNTITEPVKQAIRRVQTKGIQVAIATGRMYCSALRFHRQVGSTLPILAYQGAWIQDPATETIHRHLSVSRARAEQLLDYFESDMLRSQLSVHFYINDQLYVREMTPETQRYAQRADIQPLSVGDLRQVLTNEPTKVLALCQDTTVIDQLFSRLRQQYTPAELYLTKSVATFFEATNPLVNKGEAVRYLAENLLGLSAQNVMAIGDNFNDIEMLDYAGFGVAMGNAPLEVQAIAQWVAPSVEQDGVATAIEALIL, from the coding sequence ATGTCCCAATCCTTAGAACCTCAAGAGCGAGATAGCCTGGACATTCAATTACTGGTTCTGGATATTGATGGCACGATCGCGGGTGAAACCAATACGATTACAGAACCTGTAAAGCAAGCCATTCGTCGGGTACAAACAAAGGGAATTCAAGTCGCGATCGCAACCGGACGCATGTACTGTTCTGCTTTACGCTTCCATCGGCAGGTTGGTTCTACCCTACCGATTCTGGCGTATCAAGGCGCATGGATTCAAGATCCCGCCACAGAGACAATTCACCGCCATTTATCCGTCTCCCGTGCTAGGGCTGAACAATTATTGGATTATTTTGAGAGTGACATGCTGCGATCGCAACTTTCGGTTCATTTCTATATCAACGATCAATTGTATGTTCGGGAAATGACCCCCGAAACCCAGCGCTATGCTCAACGGGCAGATATTCAACCCCTCTCGGTGGGTGACTTGCGTCAGGTACTCACCAACGAACCCACCAAGGTATTAGCCCTCTGTCAAGATACAACGGTTATCGACCAATTATTTAGCCGCTTGCGTCAGCAATACACCCCCGCCGAACTTTACCTGACTAAATCCGTCGCCACCTTCTTTGAAGCAACCAATCCCCTCGTCAACAAAGGAGAAGCCGTGCGCTACCTAGCCGAAAACTTGCTGGGATTATCTGCCCAAAATGTTATGGCAATTGGCGATAACTTTAACGATATTGAAATGCTGGACTATGCCGGGTTCGGCGTCGCCATGGGCAATGCGCCTCTCGAAGTTCAGGCGATCGCGCAATGGGTAGCGCCCTCTGTTGAACAAGATGGCGTAGCTACAGCTATTGAAGCGTTAATCTTGTAA